In the genome of Jaculus jaculus isolate mJacJac1 chromosome 11, mJacJac1.mat.Y.cur, whole genome shotgun sequence, the window AGtgctttatttactgagccatctccccagtcccattttagcctccccccccccccgccttgttATCTTGAGACATAGTCTTATGCAGCCCACTCAAAACTTGCTGTGTAGAtgaggttgactttgaactcctgatcctcctgtttctgcttcccaagtgctgggattacaggtgtgccctaCCATACCATACCCTGCCTTTAATTTTACATTTACTTAAACTCAAACACAGTTGAAAGCTCACTTCCTCCTGCCAGCCAGTCTCATGTGACTGTGGCCACACACTAGGCCAAAAGATACCATCATTCAGGAAGGTTCTGTTCAACAGCCCTGGCTGATAAAGTCTGAATGCCTCTAAGGGGATTTCAGTGTTTCCTAGAGCCCAGCCCCAACCTTTCTTGCACATTTTTCTCtcgttctttccttctttctccaccCCACCCAGATCTTGTTACTTCATCCCcgttggcctggaactcgctatgtagcccaggctggcctaggactCGTGACCTGTCTACTTCTTCctctcgggtgctgggattacaggcttgtgccaccatacctcaTGGCATGGATCTTGATACTGTTTTGCCAAGCCCACCCCCTGGTGCCTCTTTACCCACTTTGAAATGTCCTTTCTTCCACTCCCCAGAGACACCCGTCTTTGGGGCCGGTGCCAAGGCAGAGCTTTCCTGAAgcactctccccctcccccgacAGCAGGGCCCACAAGCTGACCCTGGGCAGAGGCAGCGGACCTGTTTCCACCCCCACGCTGGCACGCTGCCCTCGGCCCTCGTTAGTGGGTCTCCGTTCTCGGAAGCAGCAGAGCAGGCCTGTGCGGTAAAGCCTCCACACAAAGGAAGGCACTGTGCCCTGCCCCAGCTACCCAGTGACCGCCAAGGGCCGGGCGGGAGGGTATTATGGGTTCAGGCTGTCGTTCCAGGAGAACAACAGCTCTGCAAAACCCCGGCCTCTCTCCCCAGAAATGGGGGCCTGGCTGCTCTGCGTCCTAGTTTTCCAACAGGgaagcgagggctggagagatggcttgcctgccaagcctaaggacccaggttcgattccccagaacccatgtaagccaggtgcacatgcatctggagtttgtttgcagtgaatggctagagaccctggcatacccagtctctctctctctctccagtgaataaataaataaaaataacatatttacaaACGGGAAGTGATGTGGATGTATGCTTGTTCTTTGGTTGTTCGAGACAGGTCTTGCTCTGTAGGCTAGACTCATCTCCAGcttgcagtcctcctacttcagcctccccaatACTGGGGCGACAGCATGTGCCATGAACCACCGTGTGTTCACTTCCCGAATAAGCACGAGGGCCTGGGTGGGGGGTGTTGGGGCTGAGGCCacctgtttgaatctccagatcccacatcaatAGCTGGACACGGCTatgtgcacctgtaaccccaacccCGCAGGGGAAACTCGCTGGAGTGCCGCAAGCCCTGGGATCAGTAGAGAATGGAGTGGGACACCCGTCTCTCTGCTCTGGTTACCATACGCAAGTGTCTCCTGCTGCTAGCGAACAAACAGGACGTCACCCCACAGAACACATACACacgagcaaaaaaaaaaaaaaaaaagtgggggggtgtggaagctggggagacagctcagagggtaaggtgcttgccttgcaagcatgaagacctgagttcaagccaggcatggtggcgcacgcctttaaatcccagcatttaggaggcagaggtaggaggatcaccgtgagttggaggccaccctgagactacgtagtggattccaggtcagcctgagccagagtgagacccttcctctaaaaacaaaaacaaaacaaaagacctgagtacaattcccagaacccacataaaacgctgggcatggtggcacattcttgtaatcccagtgctggagagggagagagagagagaaagagagagaagatatgtGAGGCTTGCTAGTCTCagatctagcctaattggtgaggtccaggccagtCAGAAACCCTGTCTCTAGTAGAGGAGGAAGgagccacacctttaatcccagcactcaggaggcagagactggagaagtgCCACGGAGGtcaaggctacacagtgagttccaggtcagtctgcgctagagtgagaccctacctcagaaaaccaaaccaacaaacaaaaaaatgtggggGGCTCCAGGGAAACGCCCACAGTtgtgtactacacacacacacaccctttctcaCCCCTAGTTCACTTTGCCTCTTTTTGAACCTTAAGCAGCATCATGGGGTGGGGGCGTTTGGGGGGGCACTGGCTTCTCTTCACACTCTACAGTTTGTGGTCAGCATTTCAATGCTTCTGTCATATCTGTCACCTGAAACAATCAGTGAAAACCACATTGGTTAAAATAGAAgagatggccaggcgtggtggcgcgcgccttttaatcccagcactcgggaggcagaggtaggaggatcgccgtgagttcgagggcactctgagactccatagtgaattccaggtcagtctgggccagagtgagaccctacctcgaaaaaccaaaaaaaaaaaaaaaaaagagatgctagGTTCAGAGCATAACGTGAACTTCAGGCAATGGCTTGATCTTGGCCCATGCCTCCCTTGGGCTCGGGTGGTTTTTCTGTCATAATTTACTTTTCATCTGTATTGGAGCATTCCTAATTAAAGTGAGGAGTTTTAGGTCTTGTAGGGTTGTCAGCTCTACGTGGATAAGACTGGATATAAGTCATTTTACCAGATTGGGGTGAGAATTGGGAATTACCCCCTccccctgcgccccccccccacaaggtctcactgtagcccaggctgtcctgggagtctcaggttggctttgaactcagcggTTCTCCTCCTTTGCCTCCCATAGTgctggatcaaaggcatgcgccactataggcgacttcctcttttttctttttttggtttttcgaggtagagtctcactctagccctggctgtcctggaattcactgcatagtgtcagggtggacttgaactcatggcaatcctcctacctctgcctcctgagtgctgggattaaaggtgtgcgccaccatgcctggctcctcttcttttattttttttgagacaagccttatgtagcccatgctgaactCAAACTGTGTAGCTAAAGATGtctttgaactcctaatcctcctgcctctgccttcctagcgTCGGGATTACAAATGCGAACCGTCTTGCCTGGCTTATGCactgttggggatcaaacccagggcttcatgtatggtAGTCAAGCAATCTTTTGCCCACCGAACTACATCCCAGCCTCCcttgctttttttgttcatttgataGTTTGAGGCAGGGGTCACttgtagcccatgttggccttgaactcccttgTATagttagctgaggatgaccttaaactaataatcttcctccctctatttacgctgagtgctggggttataggcctgCACGACAACCCTTCCAGATcaggtgaattttttttatttgaaaaattatctATGTGTGGGTCCGAGTCAAGGACAACTTTCGGGTCAGCCCTCATCTGCCCACCTCATCTGAGCTCTGGATTGCGGCTCTGTTCCCTGTTTGGGCTCACCATGGGCTTCAgggccatcctcctgtctccgcctccaaTCTCACAGTCAGCGTCAGGGTGCTGGGATCAGAGACCCAAACTCACCACAGCTTGAACGCCCCAACTTGAGTGCTGAGCACTCGGTCTACGGAGTCATCTCCTCGGCCCCCTGTCAAGTTCTTATGGGgtgtcttctgtttttgttttaggtAAAATGTCAGTGCCGGGACCTTACCAGGCAGCTGCGGGGCCTTCCTCTATGCCTACTGCACCCCCGTCCTATGAAGAGACAGTGGGTGTAAACACTTACTACCCAACGCCTCCAGCTCCCGTGCCCGGGCCGGCCACGGGGCTCATCACAGGCCCAGACGGGAAGGGCATGAACCCGCCTTCGTATTATACCCAGCCAGTGCCAGTCCCCAACGCCAACGCAAGTACGTATGCTCTCCGGGTCCCCTTGTGAGTCTGCAGCCACCCAGCTCGGCCTGTGGACTGAGAATCAGGTGACCCCCGTGGTGCTCCTGAATGTCACAGCGTGTGGGGGCTGTGGGACTTTTATTCCTCACCCCGAAATTTCCCAGAGGATGTTTCATATCCAGCTCTGCTTTTACATTTTTCAGAGTCTCACGtcgttcaggctggcctctagctcacCGTGGTGAAGGATGACCTTGTACTCTTCCATCTCTaggggctgggattataggcttgcaccaccataacTGGTCACTTACCCttctttttcgagatagggtctcgctctagcccaggctgacctggatttcactttgtagtctcaggctggcctcgaactcacagcagtcctcctccctctgcctcccgagtgccgggattaaaggcgtgcgccaccacgcccggcacttgaACCTTCTTTGCTTCAGTTTGCTCATCTGTCAAGTCTGACCGTGCAAGCAACCAGTCAGTGAGTTGTTCAGGTGACACAAACCTGCCTCCATCAAGTACAGAGCCATTGTCGAGTGAGTAAAGGAAACTTCTGTGGTCACTGTGCCCAGGGTTGACCTCTTGGGGTGGAGGAGGGTCAGCTCGtaactttttttgcttgttttgtttgagacaggggtcccaggctggccttaaactccatATGTAGCTgggactagccttgaacttctgatcctcctgcctccatctcccaaatgctggggattAGAAGTGCTGCCAAACCCATTTCTAGTAACTGGTTAGTGAGGGGAGGCCTgaactttgtttctttgaggtagggtctcactctagcccaggctgaccttgaactcatggcagtcctcttacctcagcctcccaagtgttaggattaaaagaCATAAGCTATCACATCTgccttggccttgaacttttttttttttttccatttattaatttgaaagagagaggtaggtagagagagaaggaatgggcacaccaaggcctcgagctgctgcagacaaataccacatgcatgagccactttgtgcatctggcttcacgtgggttctcgggaatcgaacctaggtcattaagctttgcaggcaagcaccttagcctctgaGTCATTTCTCAAAGCCCCCtggacttttgaaaaaaaaaattatgtatttgtgtCTGTGCGCTTGCTAAGAGTCTGCTGTCTGCTTCAGATGATTGcccatctggatttacatgggtgctggggaattgaacccaggctggcgggctttgcaaacaagtgcctttaacagctgagccatctccccagccttgcctTGAACTTTTAACCATCCTCCTTGCCTCAGTCCTCTGAGTGCTTGGGTTATTGGCATCTGCCACCACATCTGGGTTTAGATAGTACTTTTACACTCTCACTTAGATCACGATGTGATCAACAAATAACTTACTGAATAACAACGAAAACCTTAACGGAATTTACAGGCTAAGGTTGGCTCAGTCGCGCTCTTTCAGAAGCAAAGTGTTTCTACAGAAACTCTGATTGTAGTTAAGTCCTCAACGCATACAGTACAGGAGTGGTATTGTCTTTAAAAAGAtttgatctatttttattttatttgcaagcagaaagagagaagagagagagcgagaatgggcatgacagggcctcatgccactgcaaaggaactccagacccatgagccactttgcgcatctggcttttcatgggcatCGGGGAATTGAACActaggccatcgggctttgcaagcaagtgccttaaccactgagccacctctccagcccgctttaACCATTTTAAACAGAGCTCAGTAGTGTTAAGTTAGACATGCCCTGTATTGCAGTTACTTTGGTTTgcttgtctgtgtgtgtatgtgtgtgcacttgcTTGTGTACATCCCAGAGGGTCTCTTGtttctgtaaacaaatgccatctggcattatatgggtagctggggaaattgaacccaggccagcaggctttggaagcaaacgTCTTTAGtcaccgagccatcttcccaacccttgtttttttgtttttttgagacaggttctcagtctatccctaggctggctttgaattcatggcaattctatcttcctatctctgcctcttgagagctaggattaaaggcatgagccaacacaccAGCTATGTctacactctgtgtgtgtgtgtgtgtgtgtgtgtgcgcgcacatgcgcGCATTTGTGCATGTAAAAGTATGGGCACCTGCTGGCCACggtcatgtgtggaggtcagaggtcagtttTCAGGCCAGTCCTCGCCTTTGCACCTCGTTTGAGGCGGCATGTCTCCGTGCACCCTCACCCTGCTGATGAGCGTTCACTCTGCTGTTGGCTGTTCTTGTCTGGGCTTATCACAGGCCTCCaggaattctcttgtctccacctgccATCTTGCTGTTGGTGTGCTGGGGCTTCAGAAGGCGACCCCAGCTTCCCGCTTCTTCCATGGGGTTTGGGAAGAATAAAACTCTGCTACTGAGGCTTGAGTGGCCAGTTCtttatccctgagccatctccccagccctcctgctttttttggtttttcgaggtaggggctcagtccagcccaggctgacctggaattcaccatgtggtgtcagggtggcctcttgcctcccaagtgctggcattaaagacatgtgccaccgcgcccggcttccTGCTTCATTTTTGCACATGCCAGAATCCCCATCcctttttgtttcgttttgtgttttgtttttcaaggtcgggtctcgctgtagccccaggctgacctggaattcactatatagtctcagggtggcctcgaactcacagcgatcctcctacctctgcctcccgagtgctgggatcaaaggcgtgcgccattcCTCTTTGAGGCTGAATATCCCTCCACGGTAGGAATGGACCACGTCTTGACTCGTCTGTTCATCCGCGGGGCGTGACTGAGTGACTTGAGCTCTCTGGCCGGCAGGACCGGTGCCCCCGTGAGCATGGGCACTCGGTGCTGCTGGTGGCCCTGCCTTCACAGGCTGACATTGACCCGGTGCTCTTTTCCTTGTTCACCGAGCAGCCCCTGTTGTCCATTCTCCCCCGCCAGTTGCTGTGCAGACAGTGTACGTGCAGCAGCCCGTCTCCTTCTACGACCGCCCCGTACAGATGTGCTGTCCTTCCTGCAGCAAGATGATCGTGACCCAGCTGTCCTACAATGCCGGTGCCCTCACCTGGCTCTCCTGTGGGAGCCTCTGTCTACTGGGGTGAGTCCGCGCCTCATTCATTGCGCCACCGCGCCTAGGGGGTTCTTGGCCCGGGAACGTGGGTGAGGGCCATCCTGGGCCTTGTAgggttctgttctgttcttttttgttttgttttgtttttgaggtagggtctcagtctggcctaggctaacctggaattcactgtatagcctcagggtggccttgaactcacggtgatcctcctacctcttgcctcccgagtgctgggacttaaggcatgtgccaccatgcctggctggttcttttctttttttgacgtGTGTGCagtatgcatggtgtgtgtgtgtggcatatgcgcAGATGCATGTACGCCTCATGCGCTAatgtgcagaggcaagaggacttcAGGCGTCTTCTGTCATGAGACGTTCTCACTAAACCCAGAACTGCtattttttggggtgtgtgtgtgtgacagagtgtatctttggcctggagctcactggttagtCCTAgatcagcaagtcccagggatccccagtgctggggttacaagtatttttacatgggttctgaggaatgaaccaggttttcatgcttttgaggcaagccttttATCAGTTGAGCTCTCTCCCTAGCTCCCcctacctttttctctttctttttggggtgttctaccactgaacacATAGGATACTGaaagcaggtatggtggcatactcctgtaGTCCCACCACGTGGGGCGGGGGGCacggcaggaggatggtgagtttgaaggcagcctggctacagagtgagaccctgtttatcAAAAAAtctgaaacaagggctggagagatggcttagcggttaagcgcttgcctgtgaagcctaaggaccccggttcgaggctcaactcaccaggacccacgttagccagatgcataagggggcacacgcatctggagttcgtctgcagtgcctggaggccctggcgcgcccattctctcactctctctctacctgcctctttgtctgtcactctcaaataaataaataaaaataataaacaaaaaaaaaatactgaaacaaaacaaaatgatgtgCTAGGAGTGGCCTCTGGCTTCTAGGTGTCCACGGCACCCCTCCCCACATTTTGTGACCCAAAATGCCCCCTGGCTATGCAGTCCCCCAGGTGGGAGCTCTGCTCTGACAGCCACGGAGATCAGCGTGCTATGTTCAAAACTTTCCGTGCGAGGGTCACGCCGAACAGCCCTCTTTCGTGGAGCGTGAGACCCTTGGGTTTCTGTTTCTTCTAGAATTTCATGACATAAATAACAATGTTTGCTTGACTCAGGGATGTTTAAACATTCCGTACATTAACACACTTTATAGGTCTCATCAGAATTTCTCATCCTTTTATAAGCTCCAGTGTTTTTCCTGTTTCCAGTGCGGGAGAGTTGTCTAAATATTTGTGTCTGCACCACGGGTGCTGCATTTAGAGAGAGACCAGTTTTTGTTCTGGGAGAGAAAGCCGAAAAGTGATTGAATTCCTTCCATCAGCAGATAGTGATAATCTCGTTCCTTTTCAGCTTTTCCTAAAAGAATCGGGATGCTTGTCTCTAGGACCTCGGGCTCTTAGATGATTGGCCTGCGCCACCTCATTGTCTGTTTGTGACGCCGGGTCAGGAAGGGACAGTATTCTGTTCCTCATTTTGATGATGGGTGCAGAGTCCTAGAGAGCCTTGTTAGCTTTCTGGGGTCACACGCTGAGTGGGGGAAGATAGATGCCAGGCTAATAAGTAAGTGGAGAGAAAGGTCATTGCCAAATTGAGCCTGGAGGTGcagacctgtcatcccagctctcttgaggccaaggcaggaggctcacaagttcaaggcctgcctggtctatgactgagtccaaggccagcctgcacaacttagtgagaccttgtctcaaaattaaaaagtaagcagggaatggtggcgcacgcctttaatcccagcactcgggaggcagaggtaggaggatcgccgtgagtttgaggccaccctgtgtctacgtagtgaattccaggtcagcctgggccag includes:
- the Litaf gene encoding lipopolysaccharide-induced tumor necrosis factor-alpha factor isoform X1; the protein is MSVPGPYQAAAGPSSMPTAPPSYEETVGVNTYYPTPPAPVPGPATGLITGPDGKGMNPPSYYTQPVPVPNANATPVVHSPPPVAVQTVYVQQPVSFYDRPVQMCCPSCSKMIVTQLSYNAGALTWLSCGSLCLLGCIAGCCFIPFCVDALQDVDHYCPNCKALLGTYKRL
- the Litaf gene encoding lipopolysaccharide-induced tumor necrosis factor-alpha factor isoform X2 — its product is MSVPGPYQAAAGPSSMPTAPPSYEETVGVNTYYPTPPAPVPGPATGLITGPDGKGMNPPSYYTQPVPVPNANAIAVQTVYVQQPVSFYDRPVQMCCPSCSKMIVTQLSYNAGALTWLSCGSLCLLGCIAGCCFIPFCVDALQDVDHYCPNCKALLGTYKRL